One part of the Denitromonas sp. genome encodes these proteins:
- the mobA gene encoding plasmid mobilization protein MobA produces MSSSENRKRTVNLKLRCLPEEADEIKDKALDSGVSVSEFLRCAALKRKTRSTIDSQIINELRRLGGLQKHLFTEAGGHEGGGHLSKEYADILVAIKAAIERIEG; encoded by the coding sequence GTGTCATCAAGTGAAAACCGCAAGCGCACTGTGAACCTGAAATTGCGCTGTCTGCCCGAGGAGGCCGACGAGATCAAAGACAAGGCGCTGGACTCGGGCGTGAGCGTTTCGGAGTTCCTGCGCTGCGCCGCCTTGAAGCGCAAGACGCGCTCAACGATTGATTCGCAAATCATCAACGAACTGCGGCGGCTTGGAGGCTTGCAAAAGCATTTGTTTACAGAGGCCGGAGGCCATGAAGGCGGCGGGCACTTGTCGAAAGAGTACGCCGATATTCTGGTGGCAATCAAAGCGGCAATCGAGCGGATCGAGGGCTAA
- the traI gene encoding TraI/MobA(P) family conjugative relaxase, with translation MLAKVPPKRNDSKSSFKSLQKYVESRDVIDPETGEVIGWEKDSVSVETNCLDKDTAWREMLAVADMNGRVKDPVYHAVLSWRADENPTDEQMFEAGKAALKALGMEEHQHLLAVHRDTDNAHLHLMANRVHPETYRPVDVSRDYFKLDKCMREVELAQGWAHDNGPYAVHERGGKKVVNWAKETPQEWHKEQREKKVKQPTKSKDFEYRTGNESLHTYAQGQPKQDAKEALSKPGATWQDLHQSLARHGLELHPSNDKKNAFRVHSKADPEICIKASSVAEELGGGKLVKRLGPWQEPRPEIQQEKAKREYSDQRPKADPKRDPNAREEKRDERAAERRELRERYTAFTEEWKTAKAPARAAMYEDQKQRRQALTEKHKSQRETIRTSGLSTEQKKALYSVAAFDTAAKRAELNETIKGEREAFRQERPQSFREWTADRAQEGDRAAMRQVRGWAYQDKRTAKDMQRADAQAERGPHLGTTDNEQHDPAKPRRVTDRVSWAVDRKTGAVDYKVDDREAFRDSGRRLDYTEQGRKDKDSIEAGLLLAREKFAGKALKVTGPDDFRERVLQTAIERKLDVRFSDKELEQRREAGLRQQSERERPDWSKMRGVASTGQQAEQRPQQPTQAQQPEQRPTAPEQAKEAAQAQPAPRMTDDEARAVLNRKPPAEPNQELAEINAINAHGDIYRQQLNQQFRDKHGERPDPDKADGMIARMAAKMRVGTWDKEYERAQIDRQVDERKTYLRTSSAPDARQFRAQAWAQEQQQYSAKHTAWKQAQQQATAHFEINQAKEPNMANNEHERKQQQQTQQQAQQKQAQEKQIAERQAREAQARQLAEKQKQQKEKQEKEKEQARMMNQQMDIER, from the coding sequence ATGCTTGCCAAAGTCCCACCGAAGCGCAACGACTCGAAAAGCAGCTTTAAGAGCCTGCAAAAATATGTTGAGTCGCGGGACGTGATCGACCCGGAGACGGGCGAGGTTATCGGCTGGGAAAAAGACAGTGTTTCGGTTGAAACGAACTGCTTAGACAAAGACACGGCATGGCGGGAAATGCTGGCTGTAGCCGACATGAACGGGCGAGTCAAAGACCCGGTTTATCACGCGGTGCTTTCGTGGCGGGCAGACGAAAATCCGACTGATGAACAGATGTTTGAAGCAGGCAAGGCGGCACTAAAAGCCCTTGGGATGGAAGAGCATCAACACTTGCTAGCCGTTCATCGAGATACAGACAATGCGCACTTGCACCTAATGGCTAACCGGGTGCATCCAGAAACCTACCGGCCAGTTGATGTAAGCCGCGACTACTTCAAGCTGGATAAGTGTATGCGCGAGGTGGAGCTAGCGCAGGGCTGGGCACACGACAACGGCCCGTATGCTGTCCATGAGCGCGGCGGAAAGAAGGTTGTAAATTGGGCCAAGGAAACGCCGCAGGAGTGGCACAAGGAACAGCGAGAGAAGAAGGTAAAGCAGCCCACTAAGTCAAAGGATTTTGAGTACAGAACAGGCAATGAATCGCTGCACACCTACGCCCAAGGCCAGCCGAAGCAAGACGCCAAGGAAGCACTGAGCAAACCGGGCGCGACGTGGCAAGACTTGCACCAGAGCCTAGCCAGACATGGCCTAGAGTTGCACCCGTCAAACGATAAGAAAAACGCTTTCCGCGTACATAGCAAGGCAGACCCGGAAATCTGCATCAAGGCATCCTCTGTGGCCGAGGAATTGGGCGGCGGGAAGCTGGTCAAGCGCCTTGGCCCGTGGCAAGAGCCACGGCCAGAAATACAGCAGGAAAAGGCCAAGCGCGAATACAGCGACCAGCGCCCGAAAGCCGACCCGAAACGCGACCCGAACGCCCGCGAGGAAAAGCGCGACGAACGGGCAGCAGAGCGCCGCGAACTGCGCGAGCGTTACACGGCATTCACCGAGGAATGGAAAACGGCGAAAGCGCCCGCACGGGCGGCCATGTATGAGGATCAAAAACAGCGGCGGCAGGCACTCACAGAGAAGCACAAATCCCAGCGCGAAACGATCCGAACCAGTGGCCTATCGACCGAACAGAAAAAGGCGCTTTACAGCGTGGCCGCATTCGATACAGCGGCCAAGCGTGCCGAACTGAACGAGACAATCAAGGGCGAGCGCGAAGCCTTCCGGCAGGAGCGCCCGCAGTCGTTCAGGGAATGGACAGCCGACCGGGCACAGGAAGGCGACCGCGCCGCAATGCGGCAGGTTCGCGGCTGGGCCTATCAGGACAAGCGCACGGCCAAAGATATGCAGCGGGCGGACGCGCAAGCGGAGCGCGGCCCGCACCTTGGCACCACGGACAACGAGCAGCACGACCCGGCGAAGCCGCGCCGCGTCACCGACCGGGTTAGCTGGGCAGTGGATCGCAAGACGGGCGCGGTGGATTACAAGGTGGATGACCGCGAAGCGTTCCGCGACAGCGGGCGGCGACTGGACTACACCGAGCAGGGCCGGAAGGACAAAGACAGCATCGAGGCCGGTTTGCTACTCGCCCGCGAAAAGTTCGCAGGCAAGGCGCTGAAAGTCACCGGGCCGGATGACTTCCGCGAGCGGGTTTTGCAAACAGCCATCGAGCGCAAGCTAGACGTGCGGTTCTCTGACAAAGAGCTTGAGCAGCGCCGCGAAGCCGGGCTGCGGCAGCAGTCCGAGCGCGAGCGCCCGGACTGGTCAAAGATGCGCGGCGTGGCATCCACCGGACAGCAGGCCGAGCAGCGGCCCCAGCAGCCGACACAGGCGCAGCAGCCGGAACAGCGACCCACGGCACCAGAGCAGGCCAAGGAAGCGGCACAGGCGCAGCCAGCGCCGCGCATGACCGACGACGAAGCCCGCGCCGTCCTCAACCGGAAGCCCCCGGCAGAGCCAAATCAGGAATTGGCCGAGATCAACGCGATCAATGCGCACGGCGACATCTACAGGCAGCAGCTAAACCAACAGTTCCGCGACAAGCACGGCGAGCGGCCAGACCCGGACAAGGCAGACGGCATGATTGCCCGTATGGCTGCCAAGATGCGGGTCGGGACTTGGGACAAAGAATATGAACGCGCACAGATCGACCGCCAGGTCGATGAGCGCAAAACGTACTTGCGGACGAGCAGCGCACCCGATGCGCGGCAATTCCGGGCGCAAGCATGGGCGCAAGAGCAGCAGCAGTACAGCGCCAAACACACGGCATGGAAGCAGGCCCAACAACAGGCCACGGCGCATTTTGAAATCAACCAAGCGAAGGAGCCAAACATGGCGAACAACGAGCACGAGCGCAAACAGCAGCAACAGACCCAACAACAGGCCCAGCAGAAGCAGGCGCAGGAAAAGCAGATTGCCGAGCGGCAGGCCCGCGAGGCGCAGGCGCGGCAACTGGCCGAGAAGCAGAAGCAACAGAAAGAGAAGCAAGAGAAGGAAAAGGAGCAGGCCCGGATGATGAATCAGCAAATGGACATTGAGCGATGA
- a CDS encoding DNA-methyltransferase: MRGSTLFEGDALTVLRRLPSGSVRCVVTSPPYWGLRDYGIEEQIGLEGTMPQFLHRLVAIFAEVRRVLTDDGTLWLNIGDGYTSGNRGYRAPDKKNPARAMDVRPDTPEGLKPKDLIGIPWRLAFALQADGWYLRSDIVWHKPNAMPESVKDRPARSHEFLFMLTKSEKYYYDWQAVREPADGGGLRNRRSVWHVNTKPFAGAHFATFPPDLIRPCIQASTEPGDYVLDPFFGSGTVGLVCQDENRQYVGIELNPEYVALAADRLQGQDSNVIRIAAA; this comes from the coding sequence TTGCGCGGCTCGACGCTTTTTGAGGGGGACGCCCTGACTGTGCTGCGCCGTCTGCCGTCCGGGTCTGTGCGCTGTGTGGTCACTTCGCCGCCCTACTGGGGGCTGCGCGATTACGGCATCGAAGAACAAATCGGGCTTGAGGGCACCATGCCCCAGTTCCTGCACCGACTGGTGGCCATCTTCGCCGAGGTGCGGCGCGTGCTGACGGATGACGGCACCCTTTGGCTGAACATCGGCGACGGCTACACAAGCGGCAATCGCGGTTATCGCGCCCCGGACAAGAAGAACCCGGCCCGGGCGATGGACGTTCGCCCCGACACGCCCGAGGGCTTGAAGCCAAAGGACTTGATCGGCATTCCGTGGCGGCTGGCGTTCGCCTTGCAGGCGGACGGCTGGTATCTGCGCAGTGACATCGTGTGGCACAAGCCAAACGCGATGCCCGAGAGCGTCAAGGATCGCCCGGCCCGCTCGCATGAATTCCTGTTCATGCTCACCAAGTCGGAGAAGTATTACTACGACTGGCAGGCCGTCCGGGAACCAGCAGACGGCGGCGGGCTGCGCAATCGTCGCTCAGTCTGGCATGTGAACACCAAGCCTTTTGCCGGTGCCCACTTCGCCACCTTCCCGCCCGACCTGATCCGGCCTTGCATCCAAGCATCGACCGAGCCGGGCGATTACGTCCTCGATCCGTTCTTCGGATCGGGAACCGTGGGCCTCGTGTGCCAGGACGAAAACCGGCAGTACGTGGGCATCGAACTGAACCCCGAATATGTGGCCTTGGCGGCTGATCGCCTGCAAGGGCAGGACAGCAACGTGATAAGGATCGCCGCCGCATGA
- a CDS encoding XcyI family restriction endonuclease, with translation MTTPNKINFPLPKLQIDFAFALKRFRAVYLQSALLETVRDMDIAELDKQLAEYVPPADLATLAQYGLRAELLFAVPAVLEANPYLLGYYRLLMGYSQKEFYGRDKGFGVGYFKSMEEKGKTSKAAAADLPDLCVAFCATASALLAGVGPLRVSRELLDDLTLLTVGPQLRGGANNQRGTDGIVQVFEIIREIVAHAAAEVRESAIEVNSATGRPFLIEFAPDPDIIIREEMEHQHYRNVVAIEVKSGTDVSNIHNRIGEAEKSHQKARQRGFTECWTVVNVGRLDMVKARSESPSTDRFYSLAALSLRAGDEYDDFRRRVLSLTAIPAAPTNP, from the coding sequence ATGACGACCCCCAACAAGATCAATTTTCCGCTGCCAAAGCTGCAAATCGACTTCGCGTTTGCCCTCAAGCGGTTCCGGGCTGTCTATCTGCAAAGCGCCCTGCTGGAAACCGTGCGGGACATGGACATTGCCGAGCTGGACAAGCAGCTTGCCGAGTACGTCCCCCCGGCAGACTTGGCGACCCTTGCGCAGTACGGCCTGCGGGCTGAACTGCTGTTCGCCGTGCCTGCCGTGCTGGAGGCGAACCCCTACCTGCTGGGCTATTACCGGCTGCTGATGGGATACAGCCAGAAGGAGTTTTACGGGCGCGACAAAGGTTTCGGTGTCGGCTACTTCAAGTCGATGGAGGAAAAGGGCAAGACCAGCAAGGCGGCAGCCGCTGACCTGCCCGACCTATGCGTGGCGTTTTGCGCCACTGCATCGGCGCTGCTGGCCGGTGTCGGCCCGCTGCGCGTCAGCCGGGAATTGCTGGATGACTTGACCCTGCTGACCGTAGGCCCGCAGCTACGCGGCGGGGCCAACAACCAGCGCGGCACCGATGGCATCGTGCAGGTGTTCGAGATTATCCGGGAGATCGTCGCCCATGCCGCCGCCGAGGTGCGCGAAAGCGCCATCGAGGTGAACAGCGCCACGGGCCGCCCGTTCCTGATCGAGTTCGCCCCAGACCCTGACATCATCATCCGCGAGGAAATGGAGCACCAGCATTACCGCAACGTGGTTGCTATCGAGGTCAAGAGCGGCACGGATGTATCCAACATCCACAACCGCATCGGCGAGGCCGAGAAGAGCCACCAGAAGGCGCGGCAGCGCGGCTTTACCGAGTGCTGGACTGTGGTCAATGTCGGGCGGCTGGATATGGTGAAGGCCCGCAGCGAGTCGCCATCGACCGACCGCTTTTATTCGCTGGCCGCCCTGTCGCTCAGGGCTGGCGACGAGTACGACGACTTCCGCCGCCGTGTGCTGTCGCTGACGGCAATTCCTGCCGCACCGACGAACCCGTAA
- a CDS encoding AAA family ATPase — protein sequence MIITVGNTKGGVGKTTIAVNLAIARALAGRDVWLIDGDRQGTAQTAISIRAEAGHTPGIACATYPDGPTLRAQVQQQAAKFDDVVIDAGGRDSTALRAALVLSDVLLVPFQPRSYDVWALNDIAALVDEARSVRDGLRCFAVLNCADPGEHSTDNAEAAAAVAEVPQFEYLPTPLRRRKAFSNAAGAGQCVLEIKPQDGKASAELDALISALF from the coding sequence ATGATTATCACCGTTGGAAACACAAAGGGCGGCGTGGGGAAAACGACCATCGCCGTGAATCTGGCAATCGCTCGCGCATTGGCCGGGCGTGATGTGTGGCTGATCGACGGCGACCGGCAGGGCACGGCGCAGACGGCAATCAGCATCCGTGCCGAGGCCGGGCACACGCCGGGCATTGCCTGCGCGACTTACCCGGACGGCCCGACCCTGCGGGCACAGGTGCAGCAGCAAGCGGCCAAGTTCGATGATGTGGTGATCGACGCAGGCGGGCGCGACTCGACCGCGCTACGCGCAGCCCTCGTGCTGTCTGACGTGCTTCTGGTGCCGTTCCAGCCCCGCAGCTATGACGTGTGGGCGCTCAACGACATTGCGGCGCTGGTCGATGAGGCCCGCAGCGTGCGCGACGGTTTGCGCTGTTTTGCTGTCCTCAACTGCGCCGATCCGGGCGAGCACTCCACCGACAACGCAGAGGCCGCCGCCGCCGTGGCCGAGGTGCCACAGTTCGAGTACCTGCCGACCCCGCTACGCCGCCGCAAGGCGTTTTCCAACGCCGCAGGGGCGGGGCAGTGCGTGCTTGAAATCAAGCCGCAAGACGGCAAAGCAAGCGCGGAACTTGATGCACTTATCAGCGCATTGTTTTAA
- a CDS encoding replication protein RepA has translation MAANDQEIWVSAFDVLIAQLDEALIELRRSLASVAIEHGVDSPQVAGVRAQIDEATAKREKAQAERQRVMAQLAAGVSVAVTTEKPKATPKRKQPGILTQSDLKLIEASAEIMSTPPDGEDMAFTHSVLCQVGLPRSKFDGREFMRQSGAAWINVQAGWLDEGKGPVQQPVPYGPLPRLALAWISTQAVRTKDREIAIGSSASEFLRLLGKPTTGGVRGSFATLRKQMHALAACRLQLGFKGRTFNGQPVEQFDAWLANRETGQQALWPGLLVLSDGYFNSLVENAVPLDNRALMALSDSALALDVYTWLAHRLHRIEGRGVTLHWKAIREQFAQEYKGKDPDKDFKKEFVPALKKVLAVYPQAKVKPVTGGVLLLGSPSPHRIQGLRGRGGDKPCG, from the coding sequence ATGGCCGCCAACGATCAAGAGATTTGGGTATCAGCGTTCGATGTTCTCATCGCCCAGCTTGATGAAGCTCTCATTGAGTTGCGCCGGTCGCTTGCCAGCGTAGCCATAGAGCACGGTGTCGATAGCCCACAGGTTGCGGGAGTCCGGGCGCAGATCGACGAAGCCACCGCGAAGCGCGAGAAGGCGCAGGCCGAGCGGCAGCGCGTCATGGCCCAGCTTGCCGCCGGTGTGTCTGTTGCCGTCACTACCGAAAAGCCCAAGGCGACACCCAAGCGCAAACAGCCGGGCATCCTGACACAATCCGACCTCAAGCTGATTGAGGCATCGGCGGAGATCATGAGCACGCCGCCCGATGGTGAGGACATGGCCTTTACCCATTCGGTGCTGTGCCAAGTCGGCCTGCCGCGCTCCAAATTCGATGGCCGCGAGTTCATGCGCCAATCCGGCGCAGCTTGGATCAACGTGCAGGCGGGGTGGCTGGATGAGGGCAAGGGGCCTGTGCAGCAGCCCGTCCCCTATGGCCCTTTGCCACGCTTGGCGCTGGCGTGGATCTCCACGCAGGCCGTGCGAACCAAAGACCGCGAAATTGCCATCGGCAGCAGCGCAAGCGAGTTTCTGCGACTGTTGGGTAAGCCCACCACTGGCGGGGTGCGCGGATCGTTCGCCACTCTGCGGAAGCAGATGCACGCCCTTGCAGCCTGCCGCCTGCAACTAGGCTTCAAGGGTCGCACGTTCAACGGGCAGCCGGTGGAGCAGTTCGACGCTTGGCTGGCGAACAGGGAAACGGGCCAGCAGGCGCTTTGGCCGGGTCTGTTGGTGTTGTCTGATGGTTATTTTAACTCGCTGGTAGAGAACGCCGTCCCGCTCGATAACCGCGCCCTCATGGCCCTGTCTGATTCCGCGCTGGCTTTGGACGTGTACACATGGCTTGCCCACCGGCTACATCGCATCGAGGGGCGAGGCGTCACCCTTCACTGGAAGGCCATCCGCGAACAGTTCGCGCAGGAGTACAAAGGGAAAGACCCCGACAAGGACTTCAAAAAGGAGTTCGTTCCCGCGCTCAAGAAGGTGTTAGCCGTCTATCCGCAGGCCAAGGTCAAGCCCGTAACGGGCGGCGTGCTGCTGCTGGGGTCGCCCTCCCCCCATCGCATACAAGGGCTGAGGGGCCGGGGTGGGGATAAACCCTGTGGATGA
- a CDS encoding DNA-binding protein gives MARQGITFEQVAAVADALAGEGQQPTIRAVREKLGDTGSPNTIHKHLTAWREARPVAAAAAPELPQALTAAIAAEIERAASQARGEIEGRLVQAQAEAAELAAAGEVLEGERDELAEQVAALTSERDTLAGKAQQQAADLAEAQQRIEREQQAAEAARVEVATARLKIEAQAERQTEQAAELERLRAALAEAQQGRTAAEQQAAVLAAKLEACADRVSRAEARAEQIEQQAAKAAQAHDTARAAAVQETRQAQAERDDARKVAAEAREQAARLAGQLEALQRQQDKAEAAEKATKAPKGKGGE, from the coding sequence ATGGCACGTCAGGGCATCACGTTTGAGCAGGTCGCCGCCGTCGCTGATGCGCTGGCAGGCGAGGGTCAGCAGCCGACCATCCGGGCGGTGCGGGAGAAGCTGGGCGACACCGGCAGCCCGAACACCATTCACAAGCACTTGACCGCGTGGCGCGAGGCCCGCCCGGTGGCCGCAGCCGCTGCACCGGAACTGCCGCAGGCGCTGACCGCTGCCATTGCCGCCGAGATCGAGCGGGCCGCATCGCAGGCACGCGGCGAAATCGAGGGCCGTCTGGTGCAGGCGCAGGCGGAAGCCGCCGAACTGGCCGCCGCTGGCGAGGTGCTGGAAGGCGAGCGCGACGAGCTGGCCGAGCAGGTGGCCGCGCTGACCAGTGAGCGCGACACACTGGCCGGAAAGGCGCAACAGCAGGCCGCCGACTTGGCCGAGGCACAGCAGCGCATCGAGCGCGAGCAGCAGGCGGCAGAGGCCGCCCGCGTGGAGGTGGCAACGGCACGGCTCAAGATCGAGGCACAGGCCGAGCGCCAGACGGAGCAGGCCGCCGAGCTTGAGCGCCTACGCGCCGCACTGGCCGAGGCACAGCAGGGCCGCACCGCCGCCGAGCAGCAGGCCGCCGTGCTGGCCGCCAAGCTGGAGGCGTGCGCCGACCGTGTGAGCCGCGCAGAGGCCCGCGCCGAGCAGATCGAACAGCAGGCCGCCAAGGCTGCACAGGCCCACGACACCGCCCGCGCCGCAGCAGTGCAGGAAACGCGGCAGGCACAGGCCGAGCGTGACGACGCCCGCAAGGTGGCAGCAGAGGCCCGCGAGCAGGCCGCACGGCTGGCCGGGCAACTGGAGGCGCTGCAACGTCAGCAGGACAAGGCCGAGGCCGCCGAGAAGGCCACCAAGGCACCGAAAGGGAAGGGGGGCGAGTGA